In Saccharomonospora marina XMU15, one genomic interval encodes:
- a CDS encoding DUF58 domain-containing protein, with amino-acid sequence MTEPNDIRGGRPAWAPPVLRGDRLEAGLRTLELDVRRRLDGLLQGNHLGLVPGPGSEPGEARPYQPGDDVRRMDWAVTARTTTPHIRETVADRELETWVVADLSPSLDFGTAACEKRDLVVCAVAAVAHLTGGGGNRIGALISNGDTTVRVPPRGGLGHARNLVRKVAQTPRAAEGTRGDLARLVDQLRRPPRRRGLVVVVSDFLGPTTWERPLRALSARHDLVAVEVLDPRDVDLPDVGTIVLADPETGRQREVNASALLRKEFAAAAHAHRGEVARAVRQAGAGHLVLRTDSDWIADLVRFAVARKRGWSGAAS; translated from the coding sequence ATGACTGAACCGAACGACATTCGCGGCGGCAGGCCGGCATGGGCCCCTCCCGTGCTGCGCGGTGACCGGCTGGAGGCCGGACTGCGCACGCTGGAGCTGGACGTGCGCCGCAGGCTGGACGGTCTGCTGCAGGGCAACCACCTCGGCCTGGTGCCCGGCCCAGGCTCCGAGCCGGGTGAGGCGCGCCCCTACCAGCCGGGTGACGACGTGCGCAGGATGGACTGGGCGGTCACCGCACGCACCACCACGCCGCACATCAGGGAGACGGTCGCCGACAGGGAACTGGAGACCTGGGTGGTCGCGGACCTGTCACCGAGCCTGGACTTCGGTACCGCCGCGTGCGAGAAGCGCGACCTGGTGGTGTGCGCCGTCGCCGCCGTCGCGCACCTGACCGGTGGTGGCGGCAACCGGATCGGCGCGCTCATCTCCAACGGCGACACCACGGTGCGGGTCCCGCCGAGGGGCGGGCTCGGTCACGCGCGCAACCTCGTGCGCAAGGTGGCTCAGACGCCACGTGCGGCGGAAGGCACCAGGGGAGACCTGGCGCGGCTGGTCGATCAGTTGCGGCGCCCGCCCCGCAGGCGCGGCCTGGTCGTCGTGGTGTCGGACTTCCTAGGGCCCACCACGTGGGAACGGCCGTTGCGGGCGCTGTCAGCGCGGCACGACCTGGTGGCCGTCGAGGTGCTCGACCCCCGAGACGTCGACCTGCCCGACGTAGGCACCATCGTGCTCGCCGACCCCGAGACCGGCAGGCAGCGGGAGGTCAACGCCTCCGCGTTGCTGCGCAAGGAGTTCGCGGCGGCGGCCCACGCCCACCGCGGTGAGGTAGCGAGAGCCGTGCGGCAGGCGGGCGCGGGCCATCTGGTGCTGCGCACGGACTCGGACTGGATCGCCGACCTGGTGCGGTTCGCGGTGGCCCGCAAACGTGGCTGGTCGGGGGCCGCGTCATGA
- a CDS encoding VWA domain-containing protein — translation MSITGFSSPWWFLLLLVVGAVVAGYVLAMRARRRRTMRFANLELLERVAPRGQGWSKHVPAALLIVSLLLLTFALAGPTAEQKVPRNRATVMLVVDVSLSMEATDVEPTRLKAAQEAARSFAQGLTPGVNLGLISFAGTATVLVAPTTERQGVVRAIDNLKLAQSTATGEGIFAAIQSIDSFSAVVGGADGPPPARIVLMTDGKQTVPQDEYAPRGAFTAAGIAKQKQIPVSTISFGTSHGTVEIEGKQVPVEVDDASMREIARLSGGDFYKAASAEELKRVYESLGEQIGYETKNVDASKPWVVLGTIVLIGAAGSSLFLGQRLP, via the coding sequence ATGAGCATCACCGGATTCAGCTCGCCGTGGTGGTTCCTGCTGCTGCTCGTGGTCGGCGCGGTGGTCGCGGGCTACGTGCTGGCCATGCGCGCCCGGCGCAGGCGGACCATGCGGTTCGCGAACCTGGAGTTGCTGGAGCGGGTGGCGCCGCGGGGACAGGGCTGGAGCAAACACGTGCCCGCCGCGTTGCTGATCGTGTCGCTGCTGCTGCTCACCTTCGCGCTCGCGGGCCCCACCGCGGAGCAGAAGGTGCCGCGCAACCGTGCCACGGTGATGCTCGTGGTGGACGTGTCGCTTTCGATGGAGGCCACCGACGTCGAACCCACCCGGCTGAAGGCCGCACAGGAAGCGGCGCGGTCGTTCGCGCAGGGCCTCACGCCGGGGGTGAACCTCGGCCTGATCTCGTTCGCGGGTACGGCGACGGTTCTGGTCGCGCCCACCACCGAGCGGCAGGGCGTGGTACGTGCCATCGACAACCTGAAGCTCGCTCAGTCCACCGCCACCGGCGAGGGCATCTTCGCGGCCATCCAATCCATCGACAGCTTCTCGGCGGTGGTTGGCGGCGCCGACGGTCCGCCGCCGGCCAGGATCGTGCTGATGACCGACGGCAAGCAGACCGTGCCGCAGGACGAGTACGCACCCAGGGGGGCGTTCACCGCGGCGGGAATCGCCAAGCAGAAGCAGATCCCGGTCAGCACCATCTCTTTCGGAACCTCGCACGGCACGGTCGAGATCGAGGGCAAGCAGGTGCCCGTGGAGGTCGACGACGCCTCGATGCGCGAGATCGCCCGGCTTTCCGGCGGCGACTTCTACAAGGCCGCCTCCGCCGAGGAACTCAAGCGGGTGTACGAGAGTCTGGGCGAGCAGATCGGCTACGAGACCAAGAACGTCGACGCCAGCAAGCCGTGGGTGGTGCTGGGCACCATCGTCCTCATCGGGGCCGCGGGCAGTTCGCTGTTCCTCGGCCAGCGGCTGCCCTGA
- the mobA gene encoding molybdenum cofactor guanylyltransferase: MPFESAARQESRALPPTLAGVILAGGAARRLGGIDKPMLAPQGPPLLYRAVAAVAGADPVVVVGPRRQGLPRVRWTRENPPGGGPVAALVAGLELVHTELVAVLAADLPGIATATVERLVAAVCGTAGTGGTAGGAAADGAVLVDADGRRQWLVGVWWVARLRAVLPARPQGASLRSTLGRLSIVEVVARQGEADDVDTPADLERR, encoded by the coding sequence GTGCCCTTCGAGTCCGCCGCGCGCCAGGAGTCTCGCGCGCTGCCGCCCACGCTCGCCGGCGTGATCCTGGCCGGGGGCGCCGCCCGCAGGCTCGGCGGCATCGACAAGCCCATGCTCGCCCCGCAAGGGCCGCCGCTGCTGTACAGGGCCGTCGCGGCGGTGGCCGGTGCCGACCCCGTCGTGGTCGTCGGCCCGCGAAGGCAGGGCCTGCCTCGGGTGCGCTGGACCAGGGAGAACCCGCCCGGCGGGGGACCGGTGGCAGCGCTGGTCGCGGGCCTGGAACTGGTGCACACCGAACTGGTCGCCGTGCTCGCCGCCGACCTGCCGGGCATCGCCACCGCCACGGTGGAACGCCTCGTCGCGGCGGTCTGCGGCACGGCGGGCACGGGGGGCACGGCGGGCGGGGCCGCCGCCGACGGCGCCGTGCTGGTGGACGCCGACGGCCGCCGACAGTGGCTGGTCGGCGTGTGGTGGGTTGCCCGGCTGCGCGCCGTGTTGCCCGCCCGGCCGCAGGGCGCTTCGCTGCGGTCCACGCTGGGCCGCTTGTCCATTGTGGAGGTCGTCGCTCGGCAGGGGGAAGCCGACGACGTGGACACACCCGCCGACCTGGAACGCCGGTAG
- a CDS encoding tRNA (cytidine(34)-2'-O)-methyltransferase — MFRIVFYRPEIPPNTGNAIRLAANTGCELHLIEPLGFSMADRYLRRAGLDYHDLAHVRVHPDLATALRLLAPARVYAFTAKATRRHTDVAYAEGDVLLFGPESVGLPEQVQHDPAVTDLLRVPMLPSSRSLNITNAASIAVYEAWRQHDFRGASG; from the coding sequence GTGTTCCGCATCGTGTTCTACCGACCCGAGATCCCGCCCAACACCGGCAACGCGATCAGGTTGGCGGCCAACACCGGGTGTGAGTTGCACCTGATCGAGCCGCTGGGCTTCTCCATGGCGGACCGGTACCTGCGGCGCGCGGGCCTGGACTACCACGACCTCGCGCACGTCCGCGTACACCCGGATCTCGCGACGGCGCTGCGGCTGCTCGCGCCCGCACGGGTGTACGCGTTCACCGCGAAGGCCACCCGCAGGCACACCGACGTGGCCTACGCCGAGGGCGACGTGCTGCTGTTCGGGCCGGAATCGGTCGGGCTGCCCGAGCAGGTACAGCACGACCCGGCCGTGACGGATCTGCTGCGCGTGCCGATGCTGCCGTCCTCGCGCTCGCTCAACATCACCAACGCCGCCTCGATCGCGGTGTACGAGGCGTGGCGCCAGCACGACTTCCGGGGCGCGTCGGGCTGA
- the fabI gene encoding enoyl-ACP reductase FabI encodes MSGLLEGKRLLITGVITDASIAFHAARVAQEQGAQVVLTGFGRLSLVERIAKRLPEPAPVLELDVQNTEHLDTLADRVREHVDALDGVLHSIAFAPPSCLGSPFLDAPSEDVGKAVDISAYSYKSLAVAVLPLLSRGSSIVGMDFDARVAWPAYNWMGVAKAALESVNRYLARDLGPHGIRVNLVTAGPVKTMAAKSIPGFEELENGWGDRAPLGWDTTDPTPVAKSICAVLSDWLPATTGSMIWVDGGVHATGQ; translated from the coding sequence GTGTCCGGACTGCTCGAAGGCAAGCGCCTGCTGATCACCGGCGTGATCACCGACGCGTCGATCGCGTTCCACGCGGCCAGGGTCGCGCAGGAGCAGGGCGCACAGGTGGTGCTGACCGGGTTCGGCAGGCTGTCGCTGGTCGAGCGGATCGCGAAGCGGCTGCCCGAACCCGCGCCGGTGCTGGAGCTCGACGTGCAGAACACCGAGCACCTTGACACCCTCGCCGACCGCGTGCGCGAGCATGTGGACGCCCTCGACGGCGTGCTGCACTCGATCGCGTTCGCGCCGCCGAGCTGCCTCGGCTCGCCGTTTTTGGACGCGCCGTCGGAGGACGTCGGCAAGGCCGTGGACATCTCCGCCTACTCCTACAAGTCGCTGGCGGTGGCCGTGCTGCCACTGCTGAGCCGGGGCTCCTCGATCGTGGGTATGGACTTCGACGCGCGGGTCGCGTGGCCCGCCTACAACTGGATGGGCGTGGCCAAGGCGGCGCTGGAATCGGTGAACCGCTACCTCGCCCGTGACCTCGGTCCGCACGGCATCCGCGTGAACCTGGTGACCGCGGGGCCGGTGAAGACGATGGCGGCGAAGTCGATCCCCGGCTTCGAGGAGTTGGAGAACGGCTGGGGCGACCGCGCGCCGCTGGGCTGGGACACCACCGACCCCACTCCGGTGGCCAAGAGCATCTGCGCGGTGCTTTCCGACTGGTTGCCCGCCACCACCGGCTCGATGATCTGGGTGGACGGCGGGGTGCACGCCACCGGTCAGTGA
- a CDS encoding ferrochelatase, whose translation MTYDALLWLSFGGPEGPDEVMPFLENVTRGRGVPPQRLAEVAEHYQHFGGVSPINRLNREAIAAVEKELAARGMDLPVYFGNRNWHPMVEDTVARMAADGVKRALVFPTSAYGGYSACRQYDEDIARARASVGRDAPELRKLRQFFDHPLFVGAVADAVRVAHAELGGQARTVFTAHSVPLAADAAAGPPEEGGHRYSRQVAEAARLVAAELGIDGYDVVWQSRSGPPEVPWLEPDVVDHIDALHAEGVPAVVVCPVGFVSDHLEVIWDLDNEAAERAAELGMGFARSATPNSDPRFAELVVELVREHTADVRERKLSQLPAAGSTVNGSPCAVRCCEPLKRPTAAARAR comes from the coding sequence GTGACGTACGACGCGCTGCTGTGGCTGTCCTTCGGGGGCCCTGAGGGGCCCGACGAGGTGATGCCGTTCCTGGAGAACGTGACGCGGGGCAGGGGAGTGCCCCCGCAGCGGTTGGCGGAGGTCGCCGAGCACTACCAGCACTTCGGCGGGGTGTCCCCGATCAACCGGCTCAACCGGGAGGCGATCGCCGCGGTCGAGAAGGAGCTGGCGGCCCGCGGCATGGACCTGCCGGTGTACTTCGGCAACCGCAACTGGCATCCCATGGTGGAGGACACCGTCGCGCGGATGGCCGCCGACGGGGTCAAGCGCGCGCTGGTGTTCCCCACCAGCGCCTACGGTGGCTACTCCGCGTGCAGGCAGTACGACGAGGACATCGCCCGCGCTCGCGCCTCGGTGGGGCGGGACGCACCCGAACTGCGCAAGCTGCGGCAGTTCTTCGACCACCCGCTGTTCGTCGGCGCCGTCGCCGACGCCGTGCGGGTGGCGCACGCCGAACTCGGTGGCCAGGCCCGCACGGTGTTCACGGCCCACTCGGTGCCGCTGGCCGCCGACGCGGCCGCGGGGCCACCCGAGGAGGGCGGGCACCGTTACTCGCGTCAGGTCGCCGAGGCGGCCAGGCTGGTGGCGGCCGAACTGGGAATCGACGGTTACGACGTGGTGTGGCAGTCACGATCCGGCCCGCCCGAGGTGCCGTGGCTGGAGCCGGACGTCGTCGACCACATCGACGCGCTGCACGCCGAAGGCGTGCCCGCCGTGGTGGTGTGTCCGGTGGGGTTCGTCTCCGATCACCTGGAGGTGATCTGGGACCTGGACAACGAGGCCGCCGAACGCGCCGCCGAGTTGGGCATGGGCTTCGCGCGCTCGGCCACGCCCAACTCCGATCCCCGCTTCGCCGAGCTGGTGGTGGAACTGGTCAGAGAACACACCGCGGACGTGCGAGAGCGCAAGCTGTCGCAGCTTCCCGCCGCCGGATCGACCGTGAACGGCAGCCCGTGCGCGGTTCGCTGTTGCGAGCCGCTCAAGCGGCCCACGGCAGCGGCCCGGGCACGGTAG
- a CDS encoding acyl-CoA thioesterase produces the protein MPKQQREPVVRMPVKVRYHECDQQGIVFNAHYLAYVDMASFEFCKVLFGSHTNLIEQGIDMVVAESNLRYLRPCRFEDELVVALTVDHVGNTSMVLGVRIERGDELVVEGSNRYVWVGTADHRPTVPAEQVRKALLAAQGER, from the coding sequence ATGCCGAAGCAGCAGCGAGAGCCCGTGGTCCGCATGCCCGTCAAGGTCCGCTACCACGAGTGCGACCAGCAGGGCATCGTGTTCAACGCCCATTACCTCGCCTATGTCGACATGGCCTCGTTCGAGTTCTGCAAGGTTCTGTTCGGCTCCCACACCAATCTGATCGAGCAGGGCATCGACATGGTCGTCGCCGAGTCGAACCTGCGCTACCTCAGGCCGTGCCGTTTCGAGGACGAGTTGGTGGTGGCACTGACCGTGGACCACGTCGGAAACACCTCGATGGTGCTGGGTGTCCGCATCGAGCGCGGCGACGAGCTCGTCGTCGAGGGCAGCAACCGCTACGTGTGGGTGGGTACCGCCGACCACCGGCCGACCGTGCCTGCCGAGCAGGTGCGAAAGGCGCTGCTGGCGGCACAGGGCGAACGCTGA
- the fabG gene encoding beta-ketoacyl-ACP reductase encodes MGRSVLVTGGNRGIGLAIARELAAAGHAVAVTHRGSGAPEPLFGVQADVTDTEQIDAAFKQVEEHQGPVEVLVSNAGITDDTLLMRMSEDQFTRVVDANLTGAYRVAKRACRGMLRAKWGRFVFISSVIGLSGGAGQVNYAASKAGLVGLARSLTRELGSRGITANVVAPGFIVTDMTGKLTEQQREAALAQIPAGRYGEATDVARAVRFLASDEAGYINGAVLPVDGGLGMGH; translated from the coding sequence GTGGGACGGTCCGTTCTGGTCACCGGCGGCAATCGCGGCATCGGGTTGGCGATCGCGAGGGAACTCGCGGCCGCCGGGCACGCCGTCGCGGTGACCCACCGTGGCTCGGGCGCACCCGAGCCACTGTTCGGTGTGCAGGCCGATGTCACCGACACCGAGCAGATCGACGCGGCCTTCAAGCAGGTCGAAGAGCACCAGGGCCCGGTGGAGGTGCTGGTTTCCAACGCCGGGATCACCGACGACACGCTGCTGATGCGCATGAGCGAGGACCAGTTCACACGGGTCGTCGACGCCAACCTCACCGGCGCCTACCGCGTCGCCAAGCGCGCCTGTCGCGGCATGCTGCGGGCCAAGTGGGGCCGGTTCGTGTTCATCTCCTCCGTCATCGGTCTGAGCGGCGGCGCCGGGCAGGTCAACTACGCGGCCAGCAAGGCCGGACTGGTGGGGCTGGCCCGCTCGCTCACCCGCGAACTCGGCTCGCGCGGCATCACGGCGAACGTCGTGGCGCCGGGGTTCATCGTCACCGACATGACGGGCAAGCTCACCGAGCAGCAACGCGAGGCGGCGCTCGCGCAGATCCCCGCGGGCCGCTACGGCGAGGCCACCGACGTCGCCCGCGCGGTGCGCTTCCTGGCCTCAGACGAGGCGGGCTACATCAACGGCGCGGTGCTGCCGGTGGACGGCGGCCTGGGCATGGGCCACTGA
- a CDS encoding SAM-dependent methyltransferase, giving the protein MSETHPPSAWLDTSKPSIARVYDASLGGKDNYEVDRQAYQRLLEVAPHQSEVSKMNRRWLVRVVRYLAKDAGIDQFLDLGSGLPTAENTHQVAQHSNPAARVVYVDIDPVCSAHGRALLEENEDTRFVEGDFTRPAELLADPRINGFLDFDRPVVLMQCGTLHHVPDEGDPAGIMRSYIEALAPGSHVALTHFWDPCDEDSELHEQARKQEHRLTKLGLGSGWWRSRERIAELFGDLELLPPGLVELDQWWPTGPALREPWPEEHLMLGGVARKP; this is encoded by the coding sequence GTGTCCGAAACACATCCGCCGTCGGCATGGCTCGACACGAGCAAGCCGAGCATCGCGCGTGTCTACGACGCGAGCCTGGGCGGCAAGGACAACTACGAGGTCGATCGGCAGGCCTATCAGAGACTGCTGGAGGTCGCCCCGCACCAGAGCGAGGTCAGCAAGATGAACCGGCGCTGGCTGGTGCGGGTGGTGCGCTATCTCGCCAAGGACGCGGGCATCGACCAGTTCCTGGATCTGGGCAGCGGGCTGCCCACCGCGGAGAACACCCACCAGGTGGCCCAGCACAGCAATCCGGCGGCCCGTGTCGTCTACGTCGACATCGACCCCGTCTGCAGCGCCCACGGCCGGGCACTGCTGGAGGAGAACGAGGACACGCGGTTCGTCGAGGGCGACTTCACCCGGCCTGCCGAGTTGCTGGCCGATCCCAGGATCAACGGCTTCCTCGACTTCGACCGTCCGGTGGTGCTCATGCAGTGCGGCACCCTGCACCACGTGCCCGACGAGGGCGACCCGGCGGGCATCATGCGTTCCTACATCGAGGCGCTGGCGCCCGGCTCCCACGTCGCGCTGACGCACTTCTGGGACCCCTGCGACGAGGACTCCGAGCTGCACGAGCAGGCACGCAAGCAGGAGCACAGGCTCACCAAGCTGGGTCTCGGCTCGGGCTGGTGGCGCAGCCGCGAACGCATCGCGGAACTGTTCGGCGATCTCGAGCTACTGCCGCCAGGCCTGGTCGAGCTCGACCAGTGGTGGCCGACCGGCCCCGCGCTGCGCGAGCCGTGGCCGGAAGAACACCTGATGCTCGGCGGCGTCGCCCGCAAACCGTAA
- a CDS encoding pyridoxamine 5'-phosphate oxidase family protein: MQLTQVDEQARDKLVRVLGENSSMFLATAGDDIWNAGAFYAELDPFTLTLVLEAGGTTLRNINANPSVAVVIAPSGPFQPFLQGRATATVRDAEGKEETIAALLRKEPQIKALIEAAPVEAVDLNVSRWRVTDIGEGWLPGRELTAPPA; this comes from the coding sequence ATGCAGCTCACCCAGGTCGACGAGCAGGCGCGTGACAAGCTGGTTCGCGTGCTCGGCGAGAACAGCTCGATGTTCCTGGCCACCGCGGGCGACGACATCTGGAACGCCGGTGCCTTCTACGCCGAACTCGACCCGTTCACGCTGACCCTGGTGCTGGAGGCGGGCGGCACCACGCTGCGCAACATCAACGCCAACCCGTCGGTGGCCGTGGTGATCGCGCCGTCCGGCCCGTTCCAGCCGTTCCTGCAGGGCCGCGCCACGGCGACGGTGCGCGACGCCGAGGGCAAGGAAGAGACCATCGCCGCGCTGCTGCGGAAGGAACCACAGATCAAGGCGTTGATCGAAGCCGCGCCGGTGGAGGCCGTCGACCTCAACGTCTCCCGCTGGCGGGTGACCGATATCGGCGAGGGCTGGCTGCCCGGCAGGGAGTTGACCGCTCCGCCGGCCTGA
- a CDS encoding AAA family ATPase, whose protein sequence is MTEPGTPARDAQLLERTVFEVKRVIVGQDRLVERMLVGLLSKGHLLLEGVPGVAKTLAVETFARVVGGTFSRVQFTPDLVPADIVGTRIYRQSSEKFDVELGPVVANFVLADEINRAPAKVQSAMLEIMAERHVSIGGETFPMPDPFLVLATQNPIENEGVYPLPEAQRDRFLFKIVVEYPTAEEEREIVYRMGVTPPEPSEVLSPSELVRLQQVASQVFVHHALVDYVVRLVLATRTPGEHGLTDVAGWVSYGASPRASLGVIAAARALALVRGRDYVLPQDVVDVVPDVLRHRLVLSYDALADGVPLDHIINRILQTVPLPQVSARPQAPGQPVAAGVPGR, encoded by the coding sequence GTGACCGAGCCCGGCACCCCGGCGCGGGACGCCCAGTTACTTGAACGCACCGTGTTCGAGGTCAAGCGCGTCATCGTCGGGCAGGACAGGCTCGTGGAGCGCATGCTGGTCGGCCTGCTGTCCAAGGGCCACCTGCTGCTGGAGGGCGTGCCCGGCGTCGCGAAGACACTGGCGGTGGAGACGTTCGCTCGCGTGGTGGGCGGCACGTTCTCCCGCGTGCAGTTCACCCCCGACCTCGTGCCCGCCGACATCGTGGGCACCCGCATCTACCGACAGTCCAGCGAGAAGTTCGACGTGGAGCTGGGCCCGGTCGTGGCGAACTTCGTGCTCGCCGACGAGATCAACCGCGCCCCCGCGAAGGTGCAGTCGGCCATGCTGGAGATCATGGCCGAGCGGCACGTTTCCATCGGGGGCGAGACCTTCCCGATGCCCGACCCGTTCCTGGTGCTGGCCACGCAGAACCCGATCGAGAACGAGGGCGTGTACCCGTTGCCGGAGGCCCAGCGCGACAGGTTCCTCTTCAAGATCGTCGTGGAGTACCCGACGGCGGAGGAGGAGCGCGAGATCGTCTACCGGATGGGTGTGACGCCGCCGGAGCCCAGCGAGGTACTCAGTCCCTCCGAACTCGTGCGGCTGCAGCAGGTGGCCTCGCAGGTGTTCGTCCACCACGCGCTGGTGGACTACGTCGTGCGGCTGGTGCTGGCCACCAGGACCCCCGGCGAGCACGGGCTCACCGACGTGGCGGGCTGGGTGTCCTACGGCGCTTCGCCACGAGCGAGCCTCGGCGTGATCGCCGCCGCGCGCGCACTGGCGCTGGTGCGCGGCCGCGACTACGTGCTGCCGCAGGACGTGGTCGACGTGGTGCCCGACGTGTTGCGGCACCGGCTGGTGCTGTCCTACGACGCGCTGGCCGACGGGGTGCCGCTGGACCACATCATCAACCGCATCCTGCAGACGGTGCCGTTGCCGCAGGTCTCGGCTCGGCCGCAGGCACCGGGTCAGCCTGTCGCGGCAGGTGTGCCCGGCAGGTAG
- a CDS encoding sigma 54-interacting transcriptional regulator has translation MTASSPPPPEGLPRTLGELRAAGYAPRSVKTELHDNLLDTLRAGGQPWPGIVGFSRTVLPQFERALLAGHDVVLLGERGQGKTRLLRTLVGLLDEWTPVLEGCELAEHPLDPITPASRRRVAELGDSAPVTWLHRSQRYTEKLATPDTSVGDLIGDVDPVKVAEGRSLGDPETIHFGLVPRAHRGIVAVNELPDLAERIQVALLNVMEERDIQVRGYTLRLPLDVLLVATANPEDYTNRGRIITPLKDRFGAEIRTHYPLDVAAEVGVVRQEAHLVAEVGEPLLEVLARFVRNLRESNVVDQRSGVSARFAVAAAETVAAAALRRSALTGEAPAVARPVDLDAVPAVLRGKVEFEPGEEGRESEHLVHLLRRAIAETARDRFAGLDLRPLADAVADGHLVATGERVPGKDVLAALPELPVLHEVARRAGVSADEPPGRIASAVELALESLYLTRKLAKDADDTTTVYGP, from the coding sequence GTGACCGCGTCCTCACCCCCACCACCTGAAGGACTACCCCGCACCCTCGGCGAACTGCGCGCCGCCGGATACGCGCCGCGAAGCGTCAAGACCGAGTTGCACGACAACCTGCTCGACACGCTGCGGGCGGGAGGCCAGCCGTGGCCGGGGATCGTCGGCTTCTCCCGCACCGTGCTGCCGCAGTTCGAACGCGCCCTGCTGGCGGGCCACGACGTCGTGCTGCTCGGCGAACGAGGCCAGGGCAAGACGCGACTGCTGCGGACCCTCGTCGGACTGCTCGACGAATGGACCCCCGTGCTGGAGGGTTGCGAACTCGCCGAGCATCCGCTCGACCCGATCACCCCCGCATCCCGCCGCAGGGTCGCCGAACTCGGTGACTCCGCGCCCGTGACGTGGCTGCACCGCAGCCAGCGCTACACCGAGAAGCTGGCCACACCGGACACCTCGGTGGGCGACCTGATCGGAGACGTCGACCCGGTGAAGGTGGCGGAAGGGCGCAGCCTCGGCGACCCCGAAACCATCCACTTCGGGCTCGTGCCGCGGGCTCACCGTGGCATCGTGGCCGTCAACGAACTGCCCGACCTCGCCGAGCGCATCCAGGTCGCGTTGCTGAACGTGATGGAGGAGCGAGACATCCAGGTTCGTGGCTACACGCTTCGGCTGCCGCTGGACGTGCTGCTCGTCGCCACGGCCAACCCGGAGGACTACACCAACCGCGGCCGCATCATCACGCCGCTGAAGGACCGCTTCGGTGCCGAGATCCGCACCCACTACCCGCTGGACGTGGCGGCGGAGGTGGGCGTCGTGCGGCAGGAGGCCCACCTGGTCGCCGAGGTCGGCGAGCCACTGTTGGAGGTGCTGGCCCGGTTCGTGCGCAACCTGCGGGAGTCCAACGTCGTCGATCAGCGTTCCGGCGTTTCCGCCAGGTTCGCCGTGGCCGCCGCCGAGACCGTCGCCGCGGCCGCGTTGCGCCGCTCCGCGCTGACCGGCGAGGCCCCGGCCGTGGCGCGGCCGGTGGATCTGGACGCCGTTCCCGCCGTGTTGCGCGGCAAGGTGGAGTTCGAGCCCGGCGAGGAGGGCAGGGAGAGCGAACACCTGGTGCACCTGCTGCGCCGCGCGATCGCGGAGACGGCGCGGGACCGGTTCGCCGGTCTCGATTTGCGCCCGCTGGCCGACGCCGTCGCCGACGGGCACCTGGTCGCGACGGGTGAGCGGGTACCTGGCAAGGACGTGCTCGCGGCGCTGCCGGAACTGCCGGTGCTGCACGAGGTGGCGCGGCGCGCCGGGGTGTCGGCGGACGAGCCGCCTGGCCGTATCGCCTCGGCGGTGGAGCTGGCCCTGGAATCGCTGTACCTGACACGCAAGCTGGCCAAGGACGCCGACGACACCACCACGGTGTACGGGCCATGA